A segment of the Crassostrea angulata isolate pt1a10 chromosome 10, ASM2561291v2, whole genome shotgun sequence genome:
GTAGATGAAAAACCACAGGTCCTccggaaaataaaaaaaaaaaccacccgAAATTACCAAAAAAGAAACGACAAACAATACTATGATGATGATGAATGTTTATATACGTAACGTATGTATTCTAGTTCTTGCTTTTTGCAtaacatatttaaagaaataattcatTAGCCAGTGTATCACATTTATCATATATGAATTGAtagaaaaaatatgtgtaataaattaaatttttgtttcgACAAAACTGCTGAAGCTCGTAATTTCTAAAGCGTTTTACACCTGCAGTTCTGTGTATTGCCCAAATTGTTTGTGTGAGTGATTACATTTTCTAATATTCTTGACAGGGAATAATATTATTCACTCAAAATGCCAAAGACATGTCACTCAGGTAAGTGCGCATCAGGTGAAGCGGGCGTATCTAAACTCGTTAACTCCGCCCACTTCAGTGATTGCGCGTGTCAAGCCGCGCTACGATTGGCTGTCATCACTATAGTAGTAAGTATTGAAAAACCACTTGTCGGATTTTAGGTAAATAAGCCTGAATGCGTACACCGTCTTTCACAGATCTGGATATACACCAATATACAAGAGtacaaaattgttttgttttcatgaaaatgtgCAGAATCTTCAGTGGATAATGGTGCCTTGTTAATATAAAGTGTGATTTGGATTTCACGATGCGGTTGTTCTCGGTTTACGAGTTCCAACGTTACTTACTGTGTACAGTAATTGTATATCTTCAAGGATGTCTTGCTAAAGTGTGTGACCTGTGTGACTGTTCTATCAGGTAATTCATCCCAATTTGACAAAATTCATTTTCACGCCTCTCTCATTACTTCTCATTTGCACGCTCGAATCCCGACCTTTTGGATACTAGAAATTTGGGTAATTTTGTGGCTGCAATTTTTCTGCATACAACTTccctttaatttcatttattgaattaaaaaaaaaatacatgtggaAAAAGGCAGTTCTCGTATGGAATGTACATATAAaccaaaatatgttaatttgtatgtaaattaaGTAGGtaaattacgaaaaaaaaattaaatttttcttcgTTTGGTCTCGCTGACAATACGCTGGGCAGTTCGCCAAACTTCAGACAGGCGGGCACGCATGTAGAATACTtatttgttatttcattttaatggcGAGGTGTATATTGGCAATTCTAATTAAATCCTCTCAGGTGCTTGCAAAGGGTCCCCGGCGCATGACGATCGTTAGagcattacatttttatttcggTTTTAAATCTTGATCTGATTTACATAACGCATATTGCTAAAACATCAAGTCCTTTGATCCTTCAGATATTATTAATGTGTTGAGTCTACACAGTTAtgacatttaaaatattctatcaAGTGCAGGACACAGAGCCAAATTTTGTAGAGTTTTAAGATAATTATAAcccatatattttaaatcaaatcatatACTAGTAAGTCATCGTCATAATTTTACCTTAGTAGTTGATTATCTGCCACGAGCATTGACAATTACAGGGAGAAATGCAAGCGGATTTTGCGATAACATTGTAATATTAAAATACCCTTACAACAGGTACTCCTAGGGTTCGGCAGAGAATTTATTTCTTTCTTGCAGAAAGGGAAATGAAATCGATTTCAGTCCAATGATTCACACACCAGATTTgaatcttttgaacgtcatatTGTAAATTGTGTAAGCTCCTCTGAGCAAACAATGAGTTCAAACTTGATAAATCATGAGCTTGttgataaaacaagaggcctatAGAAACACAAATTGTAGCCGGACATATTAAACAACACGTCTTGATGGGAGTCCTGTTCTCATGTCAACACAAAACCCTATTGAAGTGACAGCCAATCTAAGGGAACCCTGAATATGAAGGCAACAAATTACTCTCCCAGATTCATGCAACGTAACAACCCTAACATCTCGATATCACGGCAACCCTTCCTCCCTTATCCCCCTTATGCTATGTAGCATAAtagaatttcaatttttcacatttcaaatgaaaagtTTCGAGTCCAAATCGCAAATCCTCTTGCGGCCCGCAAAGCCGGTGCCTTAGGTATGCATCGAGTCTTGTCAATAGGAGAGATTTGCAGTTTAATCGGCATTGCTGTGTGTTGATGATTTTATTGTCATTAATCTCTAGGGGACGGTATTATTAAGGTCCCTTATCACGGGAAGAGCCCCCCTTTCGTAATGTACCTACTTATCATCGGCAGCATTTGTGTGGTCGACCTTTTACATACGGGTACATCCAAATCCCGCCGCGCCTGGTAATCAGACATGGCAACTTAAGTGTTCTCtgcaatttgaaaagaaagaattTACCACCTTAATGAGGGAGTAGTCCAATGTAACTCTCCCATCTAATTGAGTTTTATCTCGTTTTAACGTTTTCTCGGGGTAAGCATCAGGTTAAGATGacgagaaagaaaaaaaaactcgtGACAGACGGGATATTTCTGGGGGCCATATATAAATTCCTATTATCGGTACGTGTAGGAAGTCTAAGGAAGATGTGGCGATTACACAAAGAACATGCAAATTAGGCTAAATCAGGAACCCGTCAGACAAACCACAATATATCATATGGATTCAAAAAGTGAAAAGAGGAATGCGAGAagtatatcattatatataccTTAGATGTATATATTCAAGATTTGACGGCCCAACGCACCTAGGGATATTGATGGTATATAGCACAAAGAAAAGGGAAGATGCGACACTGATTTCCATACgccttttcattttttgatgCATCGTCTACAATTTCAAACGTCAGAATATCTAGTCACATTCTGTCTGCAAAACATATAAACCTAAAcacctgttttttttaaaagaacaaaacTCGGGTTCAGCGTGCATGAATTTTGTATAGATATTAAGCATTTGTTTCGTTACCAAATTATCtgtttttgtacatttacatttgatTTGTAAGCGTCATATAAAATGTTGTGCATTATAGATTTTCTAAATATAATTCTATTGAAAATATGTTAGATGTAAAGAATAGATTTAAACAttccttttctttctttttcagtgACTTGGATACAGAAGTACCAGGGGTGAGGAATATCAACACTCTCTGCAACGCGGGGAGCATCGAATGGATCAGCCCTTATGGAGCTTTACGTGTTGAACTAAGTTATACGACTGGCGGACTGTATGAAGCCTGCTTCAAAATACAGacagaaaatgtgaaaattaaagTGTCTCAAGAGTCGTGGAAGAACACTAAATCTCATTTTGCAGGCAGTCTGCCTCAGTCATCATTGCTCAAGCCATTATTTAGTGTCAATGGCAGGACTAACGAGTATTGCACGTATTCGAACACTCCCGTCCTGCTATATTTAGAACCAGAGAGAACACATGACATGTCTGGATTTCCTAGAATGAAGTTAGAGTATGTGTTAGAGAGAAAGACTCCGCAGCATTTACAAAATAGCCTGGAGGGTAAGGATTGCTTTTAGATGTATCTCAAAGGATCACTATTGTAAATTCGGTGTCAAATGTGGAATTCTTTGACCCCCGTGAGTCATCATCATAATCCTGGCCTTAAAACTCAATTCCTCTAGTAACTTGAATACATCCAGTCTCGTATTTACAAGTATCCTAGTATCGGCGTTTCTTTTATTAgcaaacaaaaagataaaaacctAGCATACCGTTCGTTACAAAGTTTGATAAAGTGGATTACAGTAGACAGTCTAATCAGTAGGACTTCTATAACGCATCAGTAGAGGGGGTCCAGACCCCTGTGACGCGATAAATATAACCTAGGGACGAGTACCTGTGTCTCTCTCCTCTCTAGCTCGGGCCTTGACTTGTTGCTGTATAGGTAAAAAGGAAGGGAGCGAGGTCTTATTGATCATTTGTTGACAAAAAGATGAATAGGGATAGAAAAATCGACCCTTTTCTTTGTATATTATGAAAAGTGTTTCAGGTCTTGACACGCAAGTAGGGGGAAGAGATACCCAGTGGTCCACTTTATTGTCCGACTTCCTCCGCGCTCAGGTGTATAAGCAACCTTGTAAGAAACACAAATCAAGAAGTTATCAGCGCGAGAGGTGCGACCTGCCATACGCAGCCGTGTATAGGACAATACAAAGGTTTACTCTGATGGACAATAAATCGACCTGCGCCCAGTCAGATTAGATTTCCTCTATGGACCTTTCTTCATACAAATGACCAATTTTGTGTTTGGAAAGTCGACACCTTATTCACTTTTGTCGGGTTTTTACCATTGCTAAAGTCGATCATTTTGGCACAGAATTTAGCTCATTTCGAGCAAAAGCCAAGATACTCAAAGAGAATCAAATTTCATCCAATTTTCTGACTGTGTGTACATTTTTCAATAGAATTTGCGGCGAATTAATCGAGTAAAAGAAACATTATGCCATTATACAGAAAATTGTGAAACCTTTGGCGTAACAACCTATGCTAATGGGATAAGCATGTAACAAAGTCAATACATTAGCAAATCATTCTTTTGGGATGAAGGGGATCTTGTTTCGGCTTCGCTAGAGCTAATCTTACATGAGTATTTAATCAGCAATTGTGAATCTGTGCTCTGGGGGGCTACGTATTGCGAACTTTGTCAAGTCAGTGTGCAAATATTGTCACACGGCGATCAAACAGACAACAAAAACAGTGTCAGGGGCTGCAATAGAAAATCATCAAACAAGCAAGCGGATTTTTTGGGGGAGTTGAATTAAAATTCATGATACTGATAGTCCTTAAGCTGAAAGGAAACACTCTGGGAGATTCAAAAGtaccaatatttattttttgcagagTGATTTCTTTGGCTGTATTACACAGTTCCGTTATGAAGAATTTCTTGTTGCCACACGTCTTTAGGTACCGTCTAAAAGAGCTTTTGGGCTGTGCAACATTAAACAAACACCGTTGCATTTGGTAACCTTGATAACTCCAGCTTATTTTTATGTCTTCTTTGGCACAACCCTACTGGCTATTTGATACCTTTTTAATGATGGGGAGAATTCGTTTATCGAAAAGGCGTCTTTGTGTGTAAGGACCAACAACACACAGTTTTTGCGCTTGAGCTGTTTTAACGAGACTAGATAGATCTTTTTTAATTACGTAATTTTCCCCTATCTGGTAACACTTGTAGTTCAGGCATATGTTTCGTCCAACACAAGATAGCTAATAATTGATATGTACCTTGGTTGAGCAATATGGCCGCTTAAACCTTTAACCCAGGTGGTATCCActttaaaaagaaactgaaAAAAGTACAGAAATCATTATCTTCTTTCGCGCAAAAAACTTATTAAGACGGGTATAGCCCCAGACATGGAATGTAAATTATGTTAAGTGATACACGGCTTTTAAACAACTTAACAAAGCAAAGTATCAATTCGCAGACAGAAGTAAAATTGGGTGTCCGAAAATCTCTTGTGAGCTGAAAAGGAGTTTTCATAATTAATGCATAAGTTGAACCAGAAAACTCAGTAAAATGATACTTGTtttgagcaaaaaaaaaaaaaacaactgataGCAACGAGACAGGAACGTAAACAAATAGAGGCACGAAAACAACTTCATTGTGGGTAGAAAATTGTTATGTGTCCTCATCTGATAATTAAAGCAAAACATGACACATGACAGCGAAAGAAAAAGTGATTTTCCCCCTTGGCTTCTGTTTGTTTGAACTCGACAAGCCTCCAACTGTGCTTCGTGGAAAGTCCAGGAGAACAAAACAGACCTCTTATCGcctaaaacaaatcaaatgggttttttctgtttcttttttgttcaacaacATTTGACGACTTTCTGACGGTGCTTGCACGTAATCCCAAGCTAGTGAAGCAGGACAAGgggaaatcaagaaaaaaggacTTTGAAAACAAAACCGAGATTATAAAGCGATGTCCCCGCTGATAAGCCCTTCTGCCCTCTTATCCGTCTAATCTCGAACACCTTTCAATATAACAGTGAATAAGAAAGTTTGTAACGAACGGCCTTGGTTTGTTTAAGTACcttcaaatctttaaaaaggaTCTTTAAAAAACGAGATTTTGTTCCTATGCTAGTCAAACACACCCGCTTGTCCAGATCTCAATAAGTTTGCTCAATTTTGCAGACAAAGATAACGTTCCACAATACTTACAATCACGGGGTCATCTTTGAACCAGACCCTTCTATCATGTTTTCCGCCTGTTAAACTCTTTCATAATTCgacttttgtttcttttacagaCTGTAGACCATGTGATACTGAAGAGCTAATCAGGTCCTACTGCACCAGTGATTTTGGTAAGCGCATATATCCAGTTTTGAAAACTattacattaaaattttcatttgagtTAACATTTCATGAAATACTATAAACAAATACGTACAATATGATACTAGCAAACAGTTCATATAGAAACACTGTCATTTTCACATGTTTGCAAGATTTAATCACCCTGAATATCATCTAACCATCAAAGTTCtgaaattgtacaattatttataaattcacTCGCATCAAGCGGAACTACATATGTAATAAACACAGTTTAATTCCATTTTACTTGAGTTGAtttgtttttgtataaaatacatctttcatataataatgaattctTTATTAATTGTAGTCTTCATTGGTGAAATGGGACAAGTCAGAAACAGAGACGAGGATGAAAAATCGGAAGTAGAATTTAAGGTGACACGCGTTGTCCGGAAGTTGGGCGCACTACACTTCCGGACCAATACAGACATTCAGCAGCAATATGGCAAAATAGTAGTCCCGAAGAAGTGTCAAGTGAGAAATGGACGAGGAATTTTCCTCATTACCGGCAGTGTCAGGTTTGGCGAACTGGCTAAGACCTGTTCTCCATACTTGTCAGATTGGGAAAATATCGCAAATATTGCTCTTCGCGAAGGCAGAATGGAATGTCCGCTAGTCCTGTGACGTGGTCATATGGACTCCATACATACATTATGCTATAATGATCTCAGACAATACAAATGGCATTGTGCAATGCATAGGAGTGAAATATAGTTCAAAAAGACATTCGTGAAGAATGCAAAGTCAAAATATACAAGGCGAAAAGGGACCACATTTTGATTCATACCATATAAGGCTTCTGACTGTGATACTGCGTATTGGTGCAATGGACCAACTACAACCTGTTTACTGCTTgatgtaaacatgtacatgacttaacaaaaagagaaaagaaaacCCGACTTGTAACCGTCTAAAAGACAACTGAAAATAATCGCAATTTCACTTCACATAATGACGATCTCGTTTTTCTCTGTAatgtgttcaaatcattgtctaTAAATGCTAAATTCATCCATAAAACAGTGGCTTCTCgttcaaatatgaaaattacaCGTATGGACTGAGAAATCAGTGTTGTTTGCTTATGACATTTTCAGTATTATAcatgaactttgaaaaaaaggtTAATTGTTTACATTCCACATTGTGCTGATAtctattgttaaaattttgttatattgttttaaaggagaaataaaattattaaaaatatcataatgtttGTGATCATTAAACAttgtaattttctttctttgtcattagaaaaaaaaacatttgcagatctatgataattttatacTGGTGATATTGGGATATAAAGTTCCACATTTGTAAGGAGCAAAATATGCATTCTCTAAAGTTaatgacaaagaaaaaaaaatcaccaacgGTTGAAAGTATTAAACCGTTATGAATTTTAACTTATCCAAAATATGCAATGATTTGGGACAGAACCATTGAGATTCTTTAGGCATTGAATACAAAGCAAGGCAAACAACGTGCAAGAAATGACCAagtgatattaaataaataatccttttttttttttaattttgttacaaTAATAGTTGATTGTAAATAGTATGTTGACATTCCTTTCAGTTCGTACATATAAAGGGCTTACAGTGCTTTTGGTTGTCCGTGAAACTGGCAATAATAAACAAACACCGATCAGTTCTAAAGAACTATTCTACTAGGTTTGCACTCTAACCAAAAcagaaatgtttgtaaaaacagatatcaaaatatacatgcattgcCTCTACGCGCAGAACCACGTGGACTTTCGTGAGTGCGTTTGTCTGGTTGAAAcagggatttttttaaaaacgccCCGGGACTTTACGCACGTATTATTAAAGAACAGTATAATCTTCATTGGCGTATTATAGAGAGCCGAGTGAAAAAATAAAGGTTTATAAATCTACATATTAATATAGATCTTCTACCGGTTTAAATTCTATCTATATATAAGCAATTCTTTTCATCTAGagaataaatattaattcaatACGAAATAGGTAACTAAAAAAGAGGGAAAAATCAAATCTAGCGAGAAATATATGCCTTTTATTCGTAAAATTGAGTATTTTTCAAGtgattataaaatgaaattctaaGGAATATATGGTTGAGGTATATGTAGAGAAAAGCAGCTGACACATTTCGCTGACCCTTCAATATAGTTTCCGATGGAACGATAGTCACCCGAGTGAAAAATGAAGTCAGGGTGAATGAAAGTCAAACGAGCCATACGTATTCTCGGTCCACATGAAGAAACGAATATAAATGTGGATAGAATTTACTATCTTGTCTCTAATAACATTGAAGGCGTCCAACTAGAAAGCTTAAGATTCATAACGAATTCCTCCTCATCCAGTAAAAACCAAAATCAAGGTAGGAGTCTCTTCAGAAAAGTGATCtttatttgacaataaaaacatttcatagATACACAATCTCTCCACTTCAAGAAACAAGCGTTTAGCCGTcgaattttattaaaaacacatgcaaatggcgTTTTCATTATTGTTCTCTATATTTTTCAAGTGCAGAACTCTTCAGCCAGGAGGAAAGTGATACGATACCGAATTTTTGCCGCATTATTTTAATTTGCCTAGCTCTTGAGTCCGTCTCATCGCCGTAGTTTTAGTGCTGACAAAACGCAAAATTCTGCCAGAACCGGGGCGAATTTACATTCGAAACGATAGAAAGGTTAGAAACCTATAGGGATGGCAAAGCCCTTTTTGTCATGTTTTGAAAACATGAATACCAAAAGACAGTAAAAAGACACCATAGCAGTGCAAGTTTTGAAAAGTTCATGCATAGGGAAGAAATATCCTTTTCGCCACCTTATTTTTGGAATTAATTTTCGagatttcaaaatgaaaaaaaaactgagaACAAATGTTACGGGATATTAATCATTGCCATGTTTGTTGACATCAAAAACTCAGATAAACTTGAAATTCAACGTGTAAAATAAACATCAGAAGCCCTTCAATGTCAATAACCAAATCTTCAGAAATCTCCTCGAAACCTCGCTGTCAAGAGAATCATAGAAAGGGTTTTTTGTGTGCATGATATCCAGATTTCCTTTAATCTTACTTGTACAAACACTAGACGCATTCATTCCCGACACTTTCAGAGATTTCAGTTCGCCGAGTAATCTATGTCTTTTCAATTCTCTGTATTGACATTTTATGTCTGAAATTAGAATGCTTTTTAAATCTTGCCCGAGTTAAGAGAGAAAAGGAAAAGAATTGGAAAATCGATAATTTTACTCAAGAAAATGACCCGTAATTGGGTTACTACAAAATTACAGAGTATCTACTTTTATTTTTCCGTGACTCATTTGTGTCAGATCAGCACAAACAATCTATGTATCGAATTCCCTTCGTGTTTGGTATAATTTCGATCTTACTATTTGAATCTTTctaattgaaaataaacacgAGTTATTAAGACTGACTCATAAAGAGGCTATGTTCCGCATAGCAATTCCACATTTTACGATTACATTTACAAGTCATTCGAAGAAATTGTGAAACCTTTATTCTTGGCAGTTCCAATTTTCAATTCGCGCATTATCTCGTATTTTTGAACCGAAATGCAATGACGATGACGTAACGTTTCATATCTATGTTCAGATTGCTCATTATGTATTGCATGCTATTTACATCTGTTTGACCTTGAGAGATGTTGAATTGGATCTGGAGGGTATCTGAAAGTTGATACCTTCAAATTCTTCCCCAAGTGTGTGCCTTTTTGTTGTTACCAGTGACACCCTTAGAAGCATATTAAGAATAAGTTGCTAGTACAAGTAGTACAAGTCAATGATCGGTATTCGCAAAGCAAAATAAAGGACATGAAATAGTTATTAAAAGAGGGAAATAAAAACTAGCATCATAAACAACAAAAAGCCGGGTACTGATTGGTCTAGTATGGTATCAAGTAGCTCATTGAATTATGAAACAGTCGGATCTTGACCTCTTTCTTAAAAACTGGGGGACATTATGCTCATACAAGTGAGAGCATCGGTTACCGACTCTAGACTCCTTTGGACCTCGGAAAATTTTAACAATGGATGCTATAGTTTGCGCGGCGCCAAGTCAAAAGTATTTCGCGCTGAGTCTCAAGCATGCTAAAGAAGGGAACATTATAGACATGCACACTATAAATTGTTGCTTTCCAGTGAAATTTTAATCGATGCATATAGTATAGTCAAATAGAGAAGAAGTGACAGTACTCATGTAAGAGTACTGAATTCAACAAGGGAGACAGTAAAGAGAGAGTGGGGAGGTGTATGCGGACGGACACAGGAAATTCGACTCGAGGGGGGGGTAATGAAAGTCTTGCTGTATCCTGGAATAAAAAGGTTACTTAGACGTCCAACATTCCTTTTACCTATATGTTAACAAAACAAGTCAACCACGGCGAATTCGTTCTCCAGACCAAAAGATAAAAATTGAGAAGGAAAGTTAAAGTTAACACGCCACACGACAATGCTCGCGGAAAACGATCTTCTGACAAGATAGTTCCAGTGACTTCATCTCACATCAAGATGATACGATTCTCGTCCGACCCGATTCGAACTTTTTTCCTTTTCCACCCTCCTGACGATGTCACCAATTACTGGGGCCACTGTACGGTTCAGAGCTCCAGCCATCCTTATCTTATCATGGCGTTGTCGGATACCAGCATGGCCGTCTGATGAATTGACTTGTTAGGGTAGTAATTAGCTGAAGGCTTCACCTTTGATATCTGTAAAAAGTCGTTTCGTAAAGCCTTTATATCTGTTTTTGAAGAGCTCAGTATGATGATAACAAGATAGCAGAGAAGTAATCTAGGTCTGTTTGTACACACTTACACGTATATACCGATATATCTGTGGCCACCGTATTGTCTAAACAAATTATGTGGGTTTTCAGAGGGTAAACCTTGAccaaatattgtttttgtgaTTTGGACGAGGGTCTAACAAACTTGTCAAAAGTtcatgtttgttttcttttaactaatCTCACTTGCTTAGAGCCCCAGCTTATGTTCTACTATCATTGCATACCTATCTGCAAtacaaaaacgaaaaaaaaattgtccttttatttcagaaattgtttcaaatttgtgcAATTATTGCCATTTAATGATAATTGTAACAAAAATGACTGCACATCAAATACGTAACATTTTCaaagcaatttcaaaatgtgtttgaatttgtCAAAATGTTAGTATATGGTTTGAAGGTTACGTTTCTAGTTATTGTTGTGAAGAAAAATAATCTGTTATCAGAGGAGCTAATAAAttatattgcttttaaaatgatataaaatttaattttcctcAGCCAGAGAAGATTAAACACGCCAAAGGTGTAATTGCATGCCTGTTTTAATAGCTTGAACGATTTGTTCGCCATTTCAGTTTAAGACTGAATCTTTTTGATATTATGCGGATTATATATAAAGATATGGATCTTTATATTTCTTAGGATGTTTTAGAAGTACAATGTATCgacttaaaatttctttttttatttatcaagaaatcgtttttcttttcttttttttttttttttggcttttgaAATAATCAAAGGTTTTTCAACAAATACCATCGATTTAGTTTCTTTAAAACTCTCTGTAGTacctcttttaaaaatgatttctataaaatacaaactttaaaattcagagagagagagagagagagagagagagagagagagagagagagagagagagagagaaaaaaagagagagagagatgggtggaataatttatcaattattctgAATTCCGGTTTCAAGTTTccatacaattttgtaaattttgccTACATAA
Coding sequences within it:
- the LOC128167002 gene encoding meteorin-like protein, producing the protein MRLFSVYEFQRYLLCTVIVYLQGCLAKVCDLCDCSISDLDTEVPGVRNINTLCNAGSIEWISPYGALRVELSYTTGGLYEACFKIQTENVKIKVSQESWKNTKSHFAGSLPQSSLLKPLFSVNGRTNEYCTYSNTPVLLYLEPERTHDMSGFPRMKLEYVLERKTPQHLQNSLEDCRPCDTEELIRSYCTSDFVFIGEMGQVRNRDEDEKSEVEFKVTRVVRKLGALHFRTNTDIQQQYGKIVVPKKCQVRNGRGIFLITGSVRFGELAKTCSPYLSDWENIANIALREGRMECPLVL